Proteins encoded together in one Porites lutea chromosome 2, jaPorLute2.1, whole genome shotgun sequence window:
- the LOC140928633 gene encoding uncharacterized protein, with protein MNNGQKGKSFERWDRDGVAQHRNLMHEIAMKKQITMYQREEKLLAKELREISKVKETLLQIRAPLRRRVQAAELEENLESLGNEGRNSRKSSVTTRKISVAANTSAQQKCTKDFGSAHGEGTSGINHRTLTTSVPDGYVPLSSVQNTRQRKISVLERGQRGLVTGNKLATQRKISAPAFIAGKTPISEKSDKSGFLPAIKTPKPPREGSPSLQRISPILDRPLSAPKTEEVVECRNRSPTTLTPIAPSRVDMAVLRAKSVPCDLPSHYAKTSKSRQRVISDTDEVTTLTMEETLRIKGKFRQIGHSVIAAALLKGLKQSGQLSSEAIHNMHKPISFTGEENGTKTDENKDVEAEAKEDGQEEEEVKQGYNKTSFRSLARKTININRLINAKSSSRIRGRSQSDPPNTSNPKSSLNNPAGITLNQAAEAETAINNSAHPKDSRPSQVGARIRRMDSAGEFQLDTNSSREDKESDNNVQTQQMYRRQSAVADPFRPLMNPRTAHARRRKNTFSGEPIEVFEKTQNNSLDTAPQANQADTQTTGNKTVRFAAEAWS; from the coding sequence atgaacaACGGCCAAAAGGGAAAATCGTTCGAGAGATGGGATCGAGACGGAGTGGCCCAACACAGAAATCTCATGCACGAGATCgccatgaaaaaacaaataacaatgtACCAAAGGGAAGAAAAACTTCTAGCGAAAGAACTGCGAGAAATTTCTAAAGTAAAGGAAACGCTATTGCAGATTCGAGCACCGCTTAGACGTAGGGTGCAAGCTGCAGAGTTAGAAGAAAATCTCGAGAGCTTAGGAAATGAAGGCCGGAATTCACGAAAGTCCTCGGTTACTACGAGAAAGATCAGCGTCGCTGCAAACACAAGCGCTCAGCAAAAATGTACAAAGGACTTTGGATCGGCCCACGGGGAAGGAACAAGTGGTATCAATCACAGAACATTGACAACATCAGTGCCAGATGGATATGTTCCCTTATCTTCCGTGCAAAATACTCGCCAACGAAAAATCAGTGTTTTAGAAAGAGGACAGCGTGGACTGGTAACAGGCAACAAGTTGGCCACGCAACGGAAAATTTCGGCCCCTGCGTTTATAGCCGGCAAAACACCGATCTcagaaaaaagtgacaaaagcgGATTTTTGCCAGCGATAAAAACGCCAAAACCTCCGAGGGAAGGAAGCCCTTCATTGCAAAGAATATCGCCTATACTTGACAGACCACTTAGTGCGCCTAAAACTGAAGAAGTAGTGGAATGTCGCAATCGATCGCCGACCACATTGACTCCGATAGCACCAAGCAGGGTAGATATGGCTGTGCTACGAGCTAAGTCAGTACCATGTGATCTCCCCTCGCATTATGCCAAGACATCAAAAAGTCGGCAGCGAGTCATATCAGATACTGATGAAGTTACAACGCTAACGATGGAGGAAACTTTGCGTataaaaggcaaatttcgacaaATTGGGCATTCTGTTATTGCAGCAGCTCTTCTGAAGGGTTTAAAACAGAGTGGACAGCTTTCTTCGGAAGCGATTCACAACATGCACAAACCCATATCATTTACGGGGGAGGAAAACGGGACAAAAACTGATGAAAATAAAGATGTTGAAGCCGAGGCTAAAGAAGATGGACAAGAGGAAGAGGAAGTAAAGCAAGGATACAATAAAACGTCGTTCAGATCTCTTGCTCGCAAAACAATCAATATAAACAGGTTGATAAACGCGAAGAGTAGCTCAAGAATTAGAGGGCGTTCTCAGTCAGACCCGCCAAACACTTCAAACCCGAAATCGTCTTTAAATAATCCAGCAGGAATAACTTTAAACCAGGCTGCTGAAGCAGAAACAGCCATTAACAATTCTGCTCATCCGAAAGATTCAAGACCTAGTCAGGTTGGTGCTAGAATTCGGCGAATGGATAGCGCCGGAGAGTTTCAACTTGACACAAACAGCTCGCGAGAAGACAAGGAAAGTGACAACAATGTCCAAACTCAACAAATGTACAGAAGGCAAAGCGCAGTGGCCGATCCATTCAGGCCTTTGATGAATCCACGAACTGCGCATGCTCGTAGGAGAAAGAACACATTTAGTGGGGAGCCAATAgaggtctttgaaaaaacccAGAATAACTCCTTGGATACAGCGCCACAGGCCAACCAAGCCGATACTCAAACTACGGGGAATAAAACTGTTCGCTTTGCCGCGGAAGCATGGAGTTAG